A single window of Flagellimonas maritima DNA harbors:
- a CDS encoding LacI family DNA-binding transcriptional regulator, producing the protein MAGIKEIAKITGLSLATVSRVFNDSSLVSPKTKEKVLKAAKDLDYRPNIMAAALRSGKSKIIGVIVPEVNNYFFSGIINGIEKIVSDSGYNIIISQSHELQERENVALNSFLKLHVEGILMSISKETSDFSFIEKIGESKVPIVYFDRVPPLDGTSSVTLNDYMGGFMATKHLLDKNCKNLLHIAGNPRVSIFKERLKGFKDAILKSGRKGILSREIELTAHTKKDLKILKELFKSDPKIDGIFAYGDEIGLHVLNLLKDLDIDVPGKVKLIGFGNADFTKLTQPKISTIDQECSQMGELAAGLLIEKLKEVELKPQNKVLLPKLIKRDSTMIQ; encoded by the coding sequence ATGGCAGGAATAAAGGAAATCGCTAAGATTACAGGTTTATCTTTGGCTACAGTGTCACGTGTATTCAATGATAGCTCACTTGTTTCACCAAAAACCAAGGAAAAAGTTTTGAAGGCCGCCAAGGATTTGGATTACAGACCCAACATTATGGCTGCCGCCCTACGCAGTGGAAAAAGTAAGATTATTGGTGTCATTGTACCTGAAGTGAATAATTATTTCTTTAGTGGGATAATTAACGGAATAGAAAAAATAGTCAGCGACTCAGGGTATAATATTATTATTTCGCAATCGCACGAGTTGCAAGAAAGAGAAAATGTAGCCTTGAATTCTTTTTTAAAACTACACGTTGAAGGTATTCTCATGTCAATATCAAAGGAAACATCAGACTTTTCATTTATTGAAAAAATAGGTGAAAGTAAAGTGCCCATTGTATATTTTGACCGTGTACCTCCTCTAGATGGAACAAGCTCAGTAACCCTGAACGATTATATGGGCGGCTTTATGGCCACTAAACATTTGTTGGATAAAAATTGTAAAAATCTTTTACATATAGCAGGTAACCCTAGAGTTTCTATTTTTAAGGAAAGATTAAAAGGATTCAAAGATGCCATTCTAAAAAGTGGGCGAAAGGGTATTCTCTCTAGAGAAATTGAGCTCACTGCACATACAAAAAAAGATTTGAAAATCTTAAAAGAGTTGTTCAAGAGCGACCCAAAAATAGATGGTATTTTCGCTTACGGTGATGAAATTGGATTGCACGTTTTAAATCTTCTCAAAGATTTGGATATTGATGTTCCTGGCAAAGTAAAACTAATTGGGTTTGGAAATGCGGATTTTACTAAACTTACACAACCAAAAATAAGTACCATTGACCAGGAATGTTCTCAAATGGGCGAATTGGCTGCAGGTTTGCTCATAGAAAAACTAAAAGAAGTAGAATTAAAGCCACAGAATAAAGTATTACTTCCCAAACTGATCAAACGGGATTCCACCATGATTCAATAA
- a CDS encoding NADPH-dependent FMN reductase produces the protein MITIISGSNRKNNKTLHFAKHAYEKLCLETTEEVRFLDLSTIVGNVVYENMYRDSQQPKIIQDIQNNYFIPSSKFWFFIPEYNGSYPGIVKLLLDIMSVREIKPSFNNKKACITGIASGRAGNLRGMDHLADVLNHLGIHVHPNKNPISSIFKILNSEDNSINDDAEKTIQNQIIQLLKF, from the coding sequence ATGATTACAATTATCTCTGGGTCCAACAGAAAAAACAATAAAACATTGCATTTTGCTAAGCATGCGTACGAGAAACTTTGTTTAGAAACTACAGAAGAAGTAAGGTTTTTGGATTTATCAACCATAGTTGGTAATGTTGTTTATGAAAACATGTACAGAGATTCCCAACAACCCAAAATAATTCAGGATATACAAAACAATTATTTTATACCATCTTCTAAATTTTGGTTTTTTATTCCAGAATATAATGGAAGCTATCCTGGGATTGTAAAATTGCTTCTGGACATAATGTCTGTAAGAGAGATTAAACCAAGTTTTAATAACAAAAAAGCCTGTATAACAGGAATTGCTTCAGGACGAGCGGGCAATCTTAGGGGAATGGACCATCTTGCAGATGTTTTAAACCATTTGGGTATTCATGTGCATCCGAATAAAAACCCAATTTCCTCTATTTTTAAAATATTGAATTCGGAAGATAATTCGATAAATGATGATGCTGAAAAAACAATTCAAAATCAGATAATACAATTGTTGAAATTTTGA